A stretch of DNA from Solea solea chromosome 11, fSolSol10.1, whole genome shotgun sequence:
CTGTTACTGACTGAAGCAGATGTCTCTTGTGCAATGTGGATATGAGAAATGGAACAAATTTGATCCTAAACGTTTCAACACAACCTGAGGCTGCAGAAATTGTTGCCATAAAATTTCCAGCAATTGGAGGAAATTCAATTTCAGTGCTGCTAAATTTATGTTgttaaaaaagatttaaaaaaaaggaaaaagaaaatcagtagTGCAGCAGAGAATGAAAAGTTATTTCGGTCCAAAGGCAGTGAATGATATATACAGTAGCTGGATACCTCATACTGAAAGTACCCtttcaaaaacatcacatatCTCTGTCACTGAAATAATTTCCAATATGTTGTTAGGTGTTGACGCAGGAGAGTCTGGCCACATTGATGACTGGTATGATGGCGCAGACAGGCTCGCTGGGCCAGCCCCTGCTCATCCCCCTGAGTATGGCCGGCTCCATCGGTGGCCAAGGCAGCCTGGCTGTTCTCACGCTCCCTACCACAAATGTAGCTACTCTCCCTGGGTTTACCGCAGCTAACGCGGCTGGAAACCTCCTCAAGCTGCCGTTTGCTGGCCTTCAAGGTAAAATACCAAAATGTCCATGCATGTGTGCTAAAAGCTTGTAATTTGGCTGTATCATagccagtcttgtataaagtagcTTTAATGGATATTTGAGTACAcatatcttaccagaaaatgactttggtagacgttgaagtcacttttatataatattacttgtgtaaaagtcttaaagtttatgacatttactgtacttctgATACAAGAAATATCCTTGAGGGATATATTTTCCTTGAGAAAGACACTTGACACGTTGAAGCTTGTGaatgtgaaaactgtagtgtaaagcagttcatcaagactagagaagctctatatacagtaaatacggACTGTTACCAAGTCTTCTGAATTTATTTGGtcgtaacgagtaacaaagacagttagaggaaatgtagtgaagtCAAAGTACAAGCTGCTAGAAaaacagatacgtgaattttgtacttaagtacagtaactaaTATTTGTACACTGATCATAGCTGACTGAATTGTTATCTGACTCCTTGACACTTAATCCTGCTGTATAATTGGCATTGTTGCGCCAcagaatcacaacacacacgtcATTTTCTCTTGATGTCATTAACAATAACTGTGCTTGCAGTTTGGCTCTACAGATGGTAACGTTAGCAGGTCGGTCATTGGGCCTTTTTCATGGCAGATCACAGTAGGAAAAGCAcgggtgtaaataatcaaattaatggcAGCTCAGTTTTAGGTCATGTACACACACGTAGCCTGGTATTTATAGAAACAAATATTCTCCTCCCTGTGTTTTGAATAATATCATAGTACACACCATGGCCATGCTAGCCAATCAGAATCAGGTTAAGATCTTTATTGTTTTGCAGTGAAATTGATTTGCAGTAGAACAATACAACATAGAATCACAACGTAACACAAAACATCCTCAAGGACAAAAggaataaatagaataaaaaaaaggacaagatCTTCTGTTTAAAGCCACAGTTCAGTCGAGACTGGAGTGCGAGTTAGGGACGAAGGAGAATTTAAACCTGTTGTTTTAACCTGTATCTCCACTGGCCAAGTAAAGCCTTTGCAgactggaaaaaacaacaatgaatgaTTCAGGTGACTTGTTTTCTTCTgtacacacgcaaacacaaaaGTAGGGTTTCCCCGAATCTCCACTTTGGCCCAGAGTTTTCAGAGTTATCCCTTCGTCAGTGAtctaaaaagtgtgtgtttttgtgtggaggaaaggtaaaaacacattaaatgaaatgtgtttttttcagatacccggctgtgtgtgtgtgtgtgtgtgtacttagcCTCAGGATGCATGTTGGTTTACTGTTGCTGTCCCGATGAAAGGGGCTTATTGCACAGCAGCCATCCGACATGTTTTAGTAGGAAAAGCGCAGGCGTTCGATCacattaatgatggctgaggtGGTTCAGTCCATGTGCGTCAGAACTAGCAAGCACCTTGAAACTGAGAATGTTGAATTGAACTCAGCCAtctttaatttcattatttacacctgtgattctGCTATTGCAACCTGTCAAAGTGAATTGAGGCAGCAATAATATTGTCACAGTTACCTGTGCTTTAAACTTGAAAAAtgccctttgtttttttatttggaatGCAGTGACAATAAAAACTCCATTCCTGCATTCTTTCATTGAAGCGCCGTCATTAAATCAAAAGGGTCAGTAAGATTTTTGACATAAGCCTCCGGAATATTTGTCCTTACTACTAATTCCAAATGCCAGCATGTTAACAAGGGTTGCCAACTGAAATCACAACAAATCGCTCTTCAGTTCTACTCTTACTACTACTACACATACTACACATTGCACTTTGCATAGGCTACATCAACTCCACACACTGCACACTTTCACAGTAGAGTAAAAGATGCAGTTTTGCTGTCAACCAAATATGAGTTTAAAGTCAATGTAATAACTTTTTATGCAGTCTTCTTTTTTCACCCGTCGCGTGATTTCGCTGCGTCTCCGTTGCTACGATGCACATGACCCACAGCAAATTGAACGACCAATTAAAAGAGCCCATTTTCTGTTATAGCATTGTAGTTAATTACAGACAGATAGAGAGggcctgacagcaggaggagggttttatttttatttttattatttttattttcctaataCAAACCGTGCACTCTTCATTAGTGGActaatctgtcatttttttctgtcatggttttGCACTGAGTtgatgactaaaaaaaaaaagcaacaaagtgTGTTCCGTATCTTTTCAATATCATATTTGAAACATATCTTTCAAATATGgaacaaatccttattttacaGAACGGTTGGCAACCCTAATGTCAACAAATAATCATACCTTCATTTGGCACGGTGGCTtaatggttagcactgttgcctcacagcaagaaggtgctagGCTTGATTCCCAGTCTGGGACTGTTTCCTCTCACCATCCAAACATGTGCTCAGTCGCAGTGTCTCAGATCAATGGTCCATCTGACCTTGTCATTTTGTTAATAAGgatcttttcctttcctttcagcTGCGACAGTCTTGAACTCTGTCCAGCCCCAGCTGCAGACAAATGCACAGACAATGTTTCAGCCTCAAGCCGCCTCCATGCAGCAGGTCCAGGCCGCCATGCAGCAGGTGACGTCTCAGCCAACACAGGTCACCAACGCCCAGGTCACTGCAGCTCAGATGGCTGCAGCGCAGGCCACCTCGGCGGCCACCAGCGTCTCTCAATCCAACATATCTGTGGCAGCACTGCAGACCGCGGGACTCTCCATCAACCCTGCCTTTGTAAGAAATGATGCGGCAATGATTCTCCTGTGTAGTCGGCTGCTGTGCTGTGAACATCAGGTTCAGTCGTTTAATTGTACTGCCCTGTGATCTATTGCCCATTCTCTGTTTAGATCAGTGCGGCTTCTTTGGGAGCACAGCCACAGTTCCTCAGTTCCCTCGCCTCCACTCCCATCTTCACCAATGCCATGTCCAACATGGCCGGCATCACCAGCCAGATCATTACAAATGCCCAGGGACAGGTGTGTGCCATTCACACCGCAATAGCtattactgctgttttctgtgtgtgatttCTCTAGCTGCCAATGCTCTCCCTACTTTTGTGTTCTAGCCACAGGGAAGCtctattaaaggtccagtgtgtgacttttaGGGGTTTATTTGTAGAAATTGAAtttactacccataagtattgGTGCTTTgccactatacagttgtagcacggctCAGCATGGCTCGACTATGCGAATGGGGTAGTTTTTCATCACTGTAacacctcctcaacgtgggcggagttaTGGGCGAAAATGCCGCAATGTCGTTTTAATATGTggcacaaactagtgacgagcaaagcggTTGTTCTtccggtgtactgaatcattagaatcagttaattaataaGATTACTTcagcacttcctgcatgaccggagcacaggcTCCGTCTGACCCAGTCGCTGGATTAAAATATTGCggaacgggttgtgatttggctcatgAGCACATCAGCTTTCACCAGAATATCATGATTTTAGAaatccttgctaaatgttggattaATGCATGTATTTTTGAGatgtgtctttttaactgacccACGGAGCTctgtgcttccacacttgcctgcaatatgagcaacagaagCCTGTTAGAATTTGTGATAGACACACACGTTGTCcaagaattttgaccctgacatggatttgaacacacaaccttctgatctggagtcagcCACAGAGTCTGTTGCACAtacagagaggcagacagaggcttgttgcgtaaATGGGGTGAAGTCTTTCTTTTATAGTGTGCTTCTGTTTTTGGAAATAAGGGGCTCCAACCTCTGATTGACACTATTCAGCACTGCTTTCAAAGTCAGTGGAGCACACTTTCCgtaaagcaaaaagaaaaaaggctctTCCATCGCTTAGTCCTACGTTTATTGAAGTCATTATTAAGCCTTAAAAGCCATGGCTTTTATTCCAAGGACATCCTTATTGACCAGAGCTAAACATGCTGCCATGGCAGGTTGTTAAATGTCCTGAATCTGAAAACTGGCACAGATGTTTCATTccattatttgtgtgtatttctccAAAATTCAAACCCCATTCACAGATTATAGGAACCCTCCCACTGTTGCTGAACCCAGCCTCTCTAGCCGGAGGGGCTGCAACTCACACTCTCCCCCTCCAGGGTCTCCAGGTCCAGACTGTCTCCCCACAACTGCTTCTTAACACGCAGGGTCAGATCATTGCCACTGTAGGGAACGGCCCTGCCACAGCTGTGACCTCTGCTGCAGTTCTGCCCAAAGCCACTGCTCCTCCAACACTTGCTAAACCtaacacacaggtaaacaaactAAATGACTACCTAAAATATGAAACAGAACAACTGCAAGATCTATGTTTAAACTCTGTTATcacatttgtcttttgtgttattacacatttacatttatgaatattattcatttttccCTCCCAGGCTTCGGTAACTACTGTCACTCAGTCTCCAGTTGTCATTGCTCCACAGCCGTCTGTACTGAAGTCTGCCCCCACGCTCTCCTCCACGGTGCCCATCACCTGTGGAGACATCGCCAAAGTGGGCCAGCTTGTCAGCAGTACGTACAAGTCCTTTCCTTATCTAAACATAGATCCACTGCAAGTAGGTGGATATTTTTAACCAGACTCTTCACACTTGTAGAACCGCAGCAGGTAGTCAGCGGCGAGGAAGGCATTAACCTGGAGGAAATTCGAGAGTTCGCCAAGAATTTCAAGATCCGTCGGCTGTCTCTGGGGCTTACGCAGACACAAGTAGGGCAGGCTCTGACTGCAACGGAGGGTCCGGCCTACAGCCAGTCTGCCATTTGCAGGTGAATTACTGCTTGTAGTCGTCTTCTTCAGTGATGTGTTGCATACAGTTTTTTTATGCATATGTCTTATCTACTTTTCACACAAATAACAATTCTCTGACACTGTCAATGTCGGTAGAGCATCAGGGCGACTGATCTGTTCTTTCAAGCATGCTTGGTGGAGTGAGTGTGAGGCCTAACTTTCAAAGTCAGTATGACTGTGCAATTCACACTCCTTTATGTGTGATGAGGagttttttaacccttagaacacagagcattccggctgcttttttccattactatgtttaaacatatagTATAAACAGAGGCTaaaagaatgtgcaatatagagtgtcttatatccttttttcagcacaacctaggcaatctgatgaaaaaaaaaagaagaatttcaccaactttataaatacaactgagcaaaaagtactcaaaatgtttgaaaatgaatcataactttatACTCAACGACACATAACAAGATGAAAaaaacctataaacacacaccaccaggatgtccagttgtgtattatttccactgcaatttaccatgAGTTCACCTgctgcacagatctgtgccgtgtgagcaccAAGGGTTAAGAATCATTGTGAGTTCCTTCTACGTACTTTGTGATAGAAGGTAACACATTCCATGATATTAATCAAGAGAAGTCTGGTATGTAAAGTGATGAAAATGTGTGATAGCTGGCAttactcttttcttcttcttctctggtagACCGGTGTGGTATTCATTCAAATGTCCAACAGACTGGAATTTAGTTCCTTGCAGTGCATAACTTGAAGCTAGGTCTAGGCCTTAACCCTCtaatgaccatcatgataatcaggctgtctggatttattttgattttatggctgaagtattgtaaaaaaaatgttcagtgagtgagtgcttttttcttcccctttttccaagatagcTTTCAcgttcgatatctggcagttattcaaccgtttagtaATCGCAGTACTGAAAAGCTGATATCACAAATGTGTGACGCGCTgatgaatcttgtctgtgagtGGACGCGGAAGTCCtaaggttctaccgtaatgacacgtatatgggcgcaaagttttgtttgtctgctttccgctatccatccatccatcttctacccctttatcctccacatgagggtcgcacggggtgctgtgccaatgaGGATGTATTATTCAAACCATTGTGAAATTACTTtccaaaatgttaatttaaggCCTGTACTTACTCCACAAGAACAGAGAAACTTGTTCTTTTTCTCAAGgtggcaagaacaagaacaaattTCTGAccaggacatttcatacttcaTGAGAAACAcaagtgcagaactcctgggaagtcctcatagggaatgacaacatttccACATAAACCATACCCACTTCACatttctggccaatcacacaatAGTTGTGAGACACCACACAAGAAAAAGTTCTGCCCAGGTGAAGATGATGCACAAGCACAAGCTGCAAGAACTCCCAAACGAGGGCTGTAAGAAAATAATGACGTCATTCTTCTCTCACAGCCCACACTGTTCagatcttgtgtcgcccggtgacaccAACACTTAGCTAGTAAAACTGTAAAGACACACCCACAAAGAAATTAAtactttctgttctgttctacCGGCTGTTCTGCAGTTAAATGGGATAAATGCTAAATGATActtcctcagtcaggtctgatcaTATTACATTATTTCTATGATGGACGCATCATAGAAATAATGTTATTAAGTGTCACAGACTAAACAGCGGCAGAATCATAACatcgacaacaacaaaagaagaagttacgcactacagctttaaactaATGTTGCCTAATGTATGCCTACTtactaaaaaaataactttgctTTGCACTGCAGGTTTGAGAAGCTGGATATAACGCCCAAAAGTGCTCAGAAGCTAAAGCCAGTGTTGGAGAAGTGGCTGGCTGAAGCTGAGCACTGGAATCAGAAAGGTCAGCAGAATCTGATGGAGTTTGTAGGCGGAGAACCGTCCAAAAAACGCAAGCGGCGCACTAGTTTTACTCCGCAGGCAATAGAGGTCCTCAACTCGTACTTTGAGAAGAACGCACTGCCAACAGGTCAAGAGATTACTGAAATCGCAAGAGAGCTGAACTACGACAGAGAGGTTGTTCGAGTATGGTTCTGCAATCGACGACAGACACTGAAAAACACGAGCAAGATCAATGTCTTCCAGGTTCCCACCTGATTTTTTGGAAAGCAGAACATTTAATACAATGACACAGCTGTAGATAGTGTtgtaaatatgaattaaatgcttttaaagctaatgaaatatgacattttctgagAAAATCATGGAAAATACATGACTAACATCTTAGGAGAGTACCTCAAAAtggtttcttttgtgttttaggTCAAACTGCATGATCTGCTTTTCATACACAGTGATTAAAACAGATCATGTTGATGAAAAAATTGATGAACATGTGGTTTTATAGGCTGCCCCTCTGAATTATTTTAAGTTAACAAGCACTGATTAACGTTGAGTTTCATtacatttatatcatttttgCACAATGACTGACATTATGCTTATATTTAAATCATGTGCTTTTGACTTTCTGCTGCAAACATAAATAGtaatcacaaaaagaaaaaatcatctATATCCCAGTTTTCATCAGAATTCTAATGAACGCCAAAAATCCCTTTGTCCTTTATTGACTCACAACTTTGTGACAAATGTTTATGGACAATCATCATTTTGATATTGATAATCATGAAGATGGGCTTAACATGTGAAATCAGAAATGAGAGGGACATTTCTAATATTATACAGACAACAGGtgcttttcaaagtaaaagtgtggCTCAAGCTATTGCCATTTAGGGCCACTTACTTTAGCTTACTATACTTTgttttagggctgcaattaacgattattttctctattaacAGAGTACTTGATTGGTCTGTaaactggaaatgatgttttcaaatgtcttgttttggcacaaagaaaccagaaaatattcacatttaagaggctaaaattattataataattattgaaagaaaaaaaacacttaatgtaTGCCCTGCTTTGTTTCTCGCTTATGTTGGTGACTGAGTTAAAACACATTCTGTACGagtttgaatttgttttctgtgtccTCTTTTTATGATTTCTGTCCCCCGTGTTTATATGGTACTCTGAGAGTATGCTGTGtttttctaactttttttttaaacttttacttAACTTAATATCAATCAAATTGATTAACTAAAAAAGCAGAAGTATCTGTAACTACAAACTAAGATTTTgttaatgatgtttttaatctgAATGAGTTAGAAGAACGTTGCATGTGCAGTATGGAGTTATAATGCGTCGGAACGATATTGTGGCAGTTTTCAGTTTTCTCTGTTGATTCATGAATTATTTGCACTTTAGTGACAACTTGGAAGGTCAAAGTGTGATAAATggtgtatgtaaaaaaaaaagaggcaagtTTGAAGTTAAGTTtgcaaaataatattttttttagttttcaatCACCAACTTCTACATCAAGAcctattttaatgtcatttttattcagttgaaatgtaaaatattgcAGATTATCTATAAAACCTCACACGCATTATTtactttaaacattttctttgagtTTGTGAAAGATACAGTTAAGTTAGCAAtggtacattttacattttgaataatAGCATACCAACATTGCAGTAGACACTTGGTATGTCAaaccataaaaacataatattacAAAGATctttaatgtatgtttttactTGAATGTTCAATACGAGAAGACAACCCAGAAAGAGATGGATAAAAGAAATAACATATAAgctatttgttgtttttgtccctgCAAAGCACACAGAATATAAAGTCAAAGTAGGGAAAACTataaaagggaaaacaaaagttGGATGCTTTTCTGTTTAATTtcctgtcaaataaaataaataaacctcatCTTTCTAAATCACTCCCTGATGTTCTTGATTGTGTGatttataaatatttgataAATCAATGTAGTGgcagttttattattttcccaCATATTGACCAACACAGTGAATTTATCCTGTAAGGCCAAAAAGTCAAACCCTCTAAAATATTCCGTTATTTACCAAAGAAAAACTGGGAGAACATGCCCCTTTACCTGTTGTATTACCGGTCTTTAGCAGTGGGTGGCAGTAATGAGCCCCATTGTTCGTTGCCAGTATTACAAAAATGACTACACGAAGAAGAGAAACCGGAAATTACTGTTACCCGTTTTACTGAAGGTGctagataaacaaacaaaagcggAACGCAATATCACATGTGTTCGTGAACCTGGTTTCACTTAGatgcttttctgtgtgtgaataACAACGATAATGTGTCCCGTGAGCCCCCCGTTATCATAGGGTAAGAGGAGTTAGCATCCCTCTGGCGAAGTGCGTTGGCACTGGCTCCGTCGTTAGAGCTAAGTGGTTAGCGCgacatgtttattttagtgCTGGGAAGAAGCAGCGCGACATGATGGCACGAAACTGTCGCCGAGTCAGCAAGTAGCTGCGCCTTTTCACTTGAAGGTAAGcgctgttaaatattaaatacaaacgAATACAATGAGTGGTGTGTAACAAATATCGTAGCTTGCCACAAGTTGTTTGGATCTCGGCAGTGTTGCGGTTACATAAAACGTGTACTACTCAACTTACTGCTGACCTGAAGTGCTCCGCATTGTTcagtatgacacacacacacacacacacatactcactcgctcacacacacacacacgcacgcgcgaaTGTTACGCGAATTGGGAAGTTTTGACTGTGTTTACAGATGGAGCCAAATTCCTAACCCTACATTTAACTTCTTATTTCTCTGTCCATAAAAGGTCGTGGTGACACGGGTGTAAAACTTGACTCAGATCTGCACTCCACAACATCTCCACGCAGCCATCACCATGGCGTGGGCTCTCAAGTTGCCTCTCACGGATGAAGTGATAGAGTCCGGACTGGCTCAGGACTTCGATGCCAGTCTGTCCGGCATCGGCCAGGAGCTCGGTGCCGGGGCATACAGCATGAGGTACAGTGTCGAACAGTGTGGTGAACGGCTCAATTTTAACTTAAAATTGGTTTATTTGGCAGGGACAGTGTACACGAATAAGCACCTCTGCAGATGCACCAGAGTTACTATTTTTCACCTGCAGTCccatggacagaaaacaaaacagcaagaTGAAATATCAGACATGATACCACATGCTGTGAAATCAAAACAATCTGCTCCAAGAGTAGAAGCAGAAGGGCAACCACTTGAAAAACGTTATGAATCATCCTACATGTTGAGACTGGCTCTGACCATAACCATTCCCTGAGCCATGAATACAAACTATTAACATCTGGCTGTGCAAGTTTCCACAATTAAATAAGGTTAGActaaaaaaatgtacacaagTCAATCTTTCAactgaatatataatataatactttGAGGAGCCTTGATCGCCATCTTCTGTTCATcttgtaatgtgtgtttgtgtgtgtggtttctctTCAAACGTaatgttttttgtcagttttagtTCTGTCCTGTATGTCTTTGCAAACAAAGCTGCTGTTATGCAAGACACATTTCAGGCATGTTCTGAGTTCTGACAAAGTATTATCGTATAGATGATatatgacaatgacaatgaagaTCGTATACACAAAGGACTGGTGTCACCTGCAATTAGCAGACACAATACAACAGCGATGCTCAAAAGTACCAACAGTTAGAAATACTCAAACATCTAACCTTATATTGAGACAAAAAGATGGCAGAGTAATGTTGGACAGGGCAAATGTATTGAAAATATTGATGAACCCGTTTTTCATATGTTTTTTGAACAGATTGTTTGAGTCCAGTTCTCTTATATTTCaagcaaaatgttgttttttgctgcAGAAAATATCTTGTCCAATTTATGACTATACCTCTAGTACCCAGTTAGATGCTGATTGACCTGTATCAaatgtttatgtataaatatcAGCAGTGTGTGCTCATCTTTAGTGCTCCCTGTtgacatttatatacataaaacttTGATACAGGTGATACAACCAATATTATGTTagtgttattttaaattgtcagttcagttcattttattttgacacacaggCTCGTTAAAATGGGTAATAATAACGACAACagaactaaaaataaacagtctGCAGTTATTcgaacacatacacatatgtgttTCCAGTGTTTCCAAAAACAGATTGAGAATTTGATTAATTGTCTGAATCATTTAATTATGTTGAGTAATTGAGTTGACCACTGGTCACAAACACATGACGAGCTCGTGTCTTGGTAGCTTAAACCAGAAGATTAAGATCTGATCAACAAGGTagataaatatttttgtttatccatttccatttaaatatgtatttgtacattgaaaaaagaggaaatgtttaTAACATTTAATAATCTAGATCTGACAGGCGTGACCAGTGCAATTCAAATCAACTATTAATTAGCTGTGTTTCTCTCCTGGAGGCATTTTGGCCTGATCAGAATGCATTATGTGCAGATAAATTCTCTTCACACTAGTACATCAATATACTTCATGTACAGAGCCTGTactgatatttactgtacatgtgccACATTATTCTTTACACTTAATGGAATCTTATGGGAGAAACTATCTATGTCACAATGCAGCTAAACCCTGAATTATTGAGTGTAAATGTCTGAAATGTCTAAAGTTTTAATCGAGCTATTTACAGTATGATGTATCGACACAGTCTTTTTGGAAAGACAATTATGTCAaatctgtgtggattttgttgaCAGGCAATTGTCTGTGCTAGAGATCAGTATctactttgtgtcatttgtcattttcttgcTGGTTAAATTCACTCTCATCTATGTTGCTGCACACGCCGCACAGTGTGTGCAGGTCCCCAGAAATTCTCCCGTTGAGAGGAACAATGAGTTAGTCAGTGGATACTTTGGTATTTAGTGGTGTTGCCTAAATTTCCGCCTTTATGATTAATGAACCGGAAAGCTGATAAAGCCAAAAACCTGTCATTCTGCTTCCGTGTTAGCTGCAGGTGGTTGCGTGAGATTTTCCCTTATTTTAATCATACgtttcaaaataatttgacaaatTAACAGAGATATTTATTGAAAATTGATGTGGTATAGCGGCTAATGTACAGCTTTGTTCTTTTGTCTCTGTTCCCCAGTGATGTACTTGCCCTCCCCATCTTCAAGCAGGAGGAGTCCAACCTTCCTCCAGACACTGAAGACAAGATCCTTCCCTTCCAGTATGTTCTGTGTGCAGCTACCTCGCCAGCCGTTAAACTGCATGACGAAACACTCACCTACCTCAACCAAGGTTAGCATTGGTGTCTTTTTCAGCTTTGTGTAAAGCGGAAAAGTAATTGGGCTTCTAAcctggttcaaatcccgggaCATGTCAAGGGATGGCATGCACCTGAGCtagggcttgtgtgtgtgtgttcactactggtgtgtaaaaaggaaaaatgcaGATGTCCAATTCACTATCACTATTTCTTctctgtgtgcaaaaataactaattctaattctattcACGTCTAAGAACACAAACTGTAACCCACAAAGTTAATTCAATTcccatttgttattattatctgtgTGGCTGTAAACCATCATAGAGGCAGAGAGACCCCATCACTGTTGAAAACTAGAATGTaaggttatgtttttgaaaaacaagcACCAGTATAGTGACATATTGTTGTCTGACTGTTCAGTCTgtcatgtgtgtttacagtgaaaAAGGTGAAggccaataaaacacattagttTCTCCTCTAttacagatattgtgatgtgttATGACTGGTAGTGAAGTAGTATTGTAGAGTTAGAGTAATGCTGTCATTACCACAGGCAAAGGAATtgttaaagaaagaaatgatctAGCGAGGGTGTAAAAAATGTCGCACTGTTGTGAGAAAGGTAACTAAAAAGTTTAGATATCCGCTGTGAGTGTTCTGTGGCTTGTGTTGTCCTGGTAAGCAACTGAGGTCTACTTTATTACAGGACAGTCCTATGAAATTAGAATGCTCGACAATCGGAAAATTGGGGAGCTTCCAGAAATCACTGGTAAAATGGTGAAGGTG
This window harbors:
- the pou6f1 gene encoding POU domain, class 6, transcription factor 1 isoform X3, giving the protein MNSQGLPAKDAPLTVNEQVIVMSGHETIRVLEVEVDASLPSSVTDGKSEGKAEEGVAQAADQPEGSSSTQDGPTVPQSTGGIVLGEQQVVSVEAPAPTVQTLTPAVPISVALSQPQAAMPITVQGCPQVLTQESLATLMTGMMAQTGSLGQPLLIPLSMAGSIGGQGSLAVLTLPTTNVATLPGFTAANAAGNLLKLPFAGLQAATVLNSVQPQLQTNAQTMFQPQAASMQQVQAAMQQVTSQPTQVTNAQVTAAQMAAAQATSAATSVSQSNISVAALQTAGLSINPAFISAASLGAQPQFLSSLASTPIFTNAMSNMAGITSQIITNAQGQIIGTLPLLLNPASLAGGAATHTLPLQGLQVQTVSPQLLLNTQGQIIATVGNGPATAVTSAAVLPKATAPPTLAKPNTQASVTTVTQSPVVIAPQPSVLKSAPTLSSTVPITCGDIAKVGQLVSKPQQVVSGEEGINLEEIREFAKNFKIRRLSLGLTQTQVGQALTATEGPAYSQSAICRFEKLDITPKSAQKLKPVLEKWLAEAEHWNQKGQQNLMEFVGGEPSKKRKRRTSFTPQAIEVLNSYFEKNALPTGQEITEIARELNYDREVVRVWFCNRRQTLKNTSKINVFQVPT
- the pou6f1 gene encoding POU domain, class 6, transcription factor 1 isoform X2 — its product is MCLASLFSLAIHCLTAEVFFQPFKSCTLKFPAKDNQVIVMSGHETIRVLEVEVDASLPSSVTDGKSEGKAEEGVAQAADQPEGSSSTQDGPTVPQSTGGIVLGEQQVVSVEAPAPTVQTLTPAVPISVALSQPQAAMPITVQGCPQVLTQESLATLMTGMMAQTGSLGQPLLIPLSMAGSIGGQGSLAVLTLPTTNVATLPGFTAANAAGNLLKLPFAGLQAATVLNSVQPQLQTNAQTMFQPQAASMQQVQAAMQQVTSQPTQVTNAQVTAAQMAAAQATSAATSVSQSNISVAALQTAGLSINPAFISAASLGAQPQFLSSLASTPIFTNAMSNMAGITSQIITNAQGQIIGTLPLLLNPASLAGGAATHTLPLQGLQVQTVSPQLLLNTQGQIIATVGNGPATAVTSAAVLPKATAPPTLAKPNTQPSVLKSAPTLSSTVPITCGDIAKVGQLVSKPQQVVSGEEGINLEEIREFAKNFKIRRLSLGLTQTQVGQALTATEGPAYSQSAICRFEKLDITPKSAQKLKPVLEKWLAEAEHWNQKGQQNLMEFVGGEPSKKRKRRTSFTPQAIEVLNSYFEKNALPTGQEITEIARELNYDREVVRVWFCNRRQTLKNTSKINVFQVPT